The genomic DNA ATCCCCATGACACATCGAGACAAAACGACGCCTCTCGCGGCGCAGGCTGACCAACGCATGCGTTCCCCTTTCGACCCGATTCATGTAGGTCGCGCAAGAATGACCTCGACACAAATCGCGCAACTAGCCGACGAGCGCAGGCCGTCTGCATGGCAACGGATCGGTCGAGAAACAAGTGACTGTAATTGAATCAGTGCACGAGGAACGGGGGACCGCGGCCATGAGCCGCGACCAGCGGGCGGCCAGGATAGGACCACATCAGCAGGATCAACGGCACGAAGAACGATACAAGGACCGGCAAACGAGGGATTTCCGGCAACACACATGCTGGTTCATCTTTGTTGACCTGACAGGCCCAAGCGGTTACCGGATCGACTTCGACGCGGCCATCGTGACAGGGGGACCGGTCGCCGTCGGTATGTAGATGGAAGGAGCGGCGCTGTGGCTCTTCAAAGTCGTAGAAACAGGCCGCGCAGACCACCGCCGCGATGAGCCGAATGATGATCAATAGGCAGGCCGTGCCGACCGCCAAAAATGACAACCGTCGATCAAGCGGCCTATGGGGGATGAGGCGTACCGGCGAATGCACGAATTGATCTCCGCAGTAATACTGTTCGACTGTACGCAGCCATTCCAAGGCCTGTCTACGGATGCCTGCTCACAGTTGCTACAGTCCGCACCGCGTTCTCGCGGTGCGGACTGCATTCCCCATCGCCGAAACGTGTGACGTCTTTCTTCCCACGTTTCACGATTCACGTTTCACGCCGTCAAAACTCCATCCGGACCGACCCCATGAAGAACCGCGGCACGCCGTAGTAGGTCGGTCCATAGGAAAAGACTTGTCCGATGTAATTCTTGTCGAGCAGATTATCCACGTTCAACTGTGCGGTGTACCGAGCTGTGCCGACACGCCATTGATAACTCGCCATCAAGTTGGTCACGACATATCCCGGTGCCTGCGCCGTTTCACCGAACCCGATCTGGCGCTCGCCGACCCCTTGCACCCCTACTCCGATTCGCAGCCCCTGCAGCCTGTCCTCCTGGAACTGATAGACGGTCCATAGACTGCCGCTGTTGACCGGCGCGTTGTTGAGACGTTTGCCCATTGTTCCCAGATCGGGATCGTCCTTCGTGGTCTTAGCAAAAGGCATATAGGCATAGGCGCCGATGACGCTCCAGCCCGGTAGAATCTCCCCGCTGACATCCAATTCCAAGCCGCGGCTCTCTCCCTCACCCACCGCCCTGGTTCCACCCGAGAAAAAGACCGGCAGGTTTTGCTTGGTCAGGTCGAAGTAGGCCAACGAGCCGACAAACCGACCCCCGAAGAGTTCCGTCTTGGCCCCCACCTCCCATTGTTGGGCCGTTTGCGGCGGCAGCGGTACGAGAGACCCGGCCGTGAACGTGTTCGAGGCCCCGAAGTTTTCCGTATAACTGCCATAGAGCGAAAACTCGGGAACAGGGCGCCACAAGACCCCGGCTCGGGGTGAAATCCGGTCGTTGGTATCCTTGATCGTCGACGTCCGGACCCCTAGGTTCTCGTTGGATGTAGAGGTTTTTGCGTTGTCGTACCGGAATCCCGCCAGGATGTGGATGTGGTAGGGCAACTCGATTTGATCCTGCGCATAGAGGCCGAACCACGGGAGCGACCAATTGAACGTCGTCACGTCGCCGGGCGCGATGACCGGCGGCCCGGCCGTATGAATCGGGTTGAAGAGATTGATCACGTCGTCGGTGCCCGGCGTAAATCCGGCCATCGTCGCGCGGATGTCGCTGTGAAGATAGTCTCCACCGAACAAGAGCGTATGCTTGATCGGGCCGGTCGAGACGTGGCCGGTCAGTTCGAGGGCATTAAAAAAGTTGCGCGTATAGTCCCGGCCATCCGTATTCTGCGCGAAGAAGAATCGACTCACATCCCCGTTGGCCGCGGCATTCCCCACATTCTGCCCGGTCAACGTCAATTGGTGGTTACTGAAATTGAAGCGATGCCGGATCGACCAGGCGTCGTTGAAGGCATGCTCGGTGACCAATGAGACGAGGTGATACTTGTCGTTCTGCAGGTTCCAGCGTTCGCCGAGATTCAGCTCCCGCGCAATGGGGGCGGGACGGTTGCCCAGCAAGGGAATATTCCCCTTTCCGGTGAGCGAAAGATCGCTGTATTCATACTTCAGTGTGGACGTGGTGCGGTCGCTGATGCGCCATCGTACCTGCGGGGAAATAATCAGCCGTTCGTTGCCGCCGAACTGCTGAAACGTCTGGTTTGTTTGATACCCGATATTCAATCGGTAGGACACCGTGTTATCCGCAGTAAGGGGGCCGGTGAGATCGGCGTTGGTCCGATACCAGCCATACGAACCGAATTGCTGTTGGAGCGAATAATTCGGCTGATCCAGCGGTTGCTTGGTCACGAAATTGATGATGCCGCCCGGCTCGGCCCGCCCGTAGAGAATGGAGCCCGGGCCTTTCAACACTTCAACCCGCTCGATATTCGTCAGGTCTTCCGCATGAAAAAACTGTCCCTGGAAAGGATACCCATCGCGATAGAAGTTGAACTGGTCGAATCCGCGCACATTAAATTGCATGTCACCCTCGGCGCCGCTGATCACGCCGCTGACGTTTTTCAACGCCTGGTCGACCCGCACGACCTGCTGATCCCGCATCACCTGCTGAGGCACGACCTTCACCGACATCGGCGTGTCCATGATCGGGGTATCGGTTTTGGTCGCCGTCACGGCGTTCGTCACGCGGTAGGACTCGGCCTGCGCGACCACATACACGGGTTTCACCTCCACAACGGGAGCCTCGCTCGTTCTGGAGGCTTGTGCCTCGGCCGAAGCCTCGGCCGGCAGGGGCACGGGAAGCGGAAGAGGCTGAATCGGCGCAGCCACCTCCTGCCGGCTGGTCTCCTGAACCGAGTCTCCCTGAGCCGATTCGGCGGAGGGAGAACGATGGTCCTGTTCAATCTGGACCGGCTTCTGCGGACCAATGCAGGCCGTCAACAGCACGAGACAGGCCGGTACGGCCAGCCTGCCGATGACCGAGGCCCGCGGTGCGCTATGTGGTTCGGATAGGAATTTTTCCTGGGACGACTCTGCTGACTTCATCGACGACACTCCTCTTCCAGTCCACGCCGGTACGCGGTCGTGAACGCAACTCGTCGAGCCGGGGAGACCGGTGTCGAAGACCGACGCCTGACGCCCAGGGTGTGCGGGACGGTCCACGAAAGACCCGCCCCTTCCGACATCGAGTGATGCCGGTTCCCTGGCGCGCGCATCGCCTCCGATGCAGCGGTCCTGCGGCTCAGACTGAGGTGATATGTATGGGAACCCTGACCTACAAGACGAGGACGCAACGAGGAGGGCCGCGGCCGTGCGGGATAATCGGCGAGCGACTCCCGAACGAGAGACTGAGCGGCAGTAACGGGAGAAAGAGCGACACGACCACCGGCAGGAGCGGAACGTCGGGCAGGATAAAGGCAGACTCATCCTGATTGACTGAACAGGCCCAATCACTCAGAGGGCTCGTTGGAGCCTTACCGTGATGACAGGGAATTCTGTCGCCTCCCGCATGGAGGTGAAACGACCGCGCGGGTGGTGGCTCGACTTCGTTGAAGCAACTGACATGGATGAACCCGGCCACGAGACGAATGCCGATCAGGAACAGGGCAAGCAGCACGACATCGCGCGATGCGCGGCCCTGATATCCCGGAAGATGCATGAATCGACAGACCTGTTTCACGGGCAGTCTCGAGAAAAGTAAGGGGCCTCACCCTACGGAACGACCGGGAGAATTGTCTACAGACGCCTGCTCACCGTTGCTACAGTCCGCACCGCGTTTTCGCAGTGCGGACTGGGCTCTCCGCCGGAGGCTCGTGAAACGTACGATGTGCGCTTCAGTTCACGTTCATCATGTCACCTTTCACGCCTCTAGAACTCCATCCGGATCGACCCCATGAAGAAGCGCGGCATGCCGGGCATGATGAAATACGGCCCTCCGATGGTGCCGGCATAATAGGTCTTATCGAACAGATTGCTGACATTGAGCTGAGCCGTCATTTTGGTCATCCCCATCCGCCATTCGTAGCTGGCCATGGCATTCGCGATGGCATATCCCGGGAGTTGAAAGAGATTCCCGGCATCGCCTTGCCGTTCTCCAGCCGCCTGCATCCCCGCTCCGACCTTGAGGCCACGCAGCTTCACGCCTTGGAGTTCCTCATCCTGAAACGCGTAGGTGGTCCAGAGACTGCCCATGTTCCTGGTCGTATTGAACAGCCGATTACCCGTATTGCCAGGGGTGGGATTGCCGCTCCCATCGTCGCCCACATCGTTGGTGACCTTGGCAAATGGCATGTAGGTATAGGAGGCAATGGCGCTCCAGCCCGGCAGAATTTCGCCGCTGACATCGAGCTCGATGCCGCGTGTCTGCGCCTCACCGATCGCACGGGAGAAAAGCGTGCCTGGCACGGGCACAGCAATATTCTGCTTGGTCAGGTCGAAGTAGGCCACGGTCGTTCTCAAGCGGCCGTCAAAAAACTCCGTCTTAACGCCCGCTTCAAATTGCTGCGCCGTTTGTGGAGGCAGCGGCTGCCGACTTGCATCGAAGGCATTCTGGAGTCCGAAGTTCTCCGTGTAGCTACCATAGAGCGAGAGCCAGGTCATCGGTTGCCACACCAGGCCGACCCGCGGAGACAGGCGATGGTCCTTTCCGGTTTTCTCGTTCAACACGGTGTCATGCGACACGGCATCATCGTATCGAGCACCCGCGAGCGCATGCAGGTTGAAGGGCAACTTGACCTGATCCTGCACATAGACTCCGTGCCACGACCGAGACGACCCGAACGGGCCGTTATCGGGGATTTGATCGAGACTCGGGATCCCCAGGCCATAGACCGGATTGAACACATTGATCGGGAAATTGGATGCCGGATCGGTATCACAGCATTTGGCCACGCTATATTTGTCGGTCTGATACAGAAAATCGTACCCGAACAACAACGTGTGCTTGACCAGGCCTGTATCGAAATGACCGATCAGGTTGAGGGAGCTTTGATAGCGATTTTCCTGCTGCCCCGGCGGAACGTCGGCCAGAAAGCGCTGAACGGTGCCGTCCGGTTGAACGGAAGTAAACGGCACGATCTCTCGATGGCCACGGCCGTGAATGAACTCCCCGGATAGCCGATGGGTGATTTTCCAGTCGTCATTAAATTCGTGCGACCAGTTGAGGCCCGTGAAGAACCGTTCATTGGCGCTTTTGCTGAAGCTCGGCTCATCCAAGTACCGACTGATCGGAATCGGAGCCGGACGGTTGCCGAGCGCCGGGAGGAGGCCATCCGATTTCGTATTGATGTTGTGATACTCCATCTCAGCCGTGATCTGCGTGCGGGGACTAACGTTCCATTTCACGACCGGGGCAAAGAAGATCGTCTTCCGATCGACGAAGTCTCGGAACGATTCCGAGTTCTCATAGGCTAAATTGAACCGGTAGAGGAGACTCCCGTCTTTGGTGAGTGGGCCGGTCGCATCGCCGGTCGTCCGGAAGAAATTATACGACCCGATTTGCTGTTGGAACGAATAGTAGGGCGTGGCCTGCGGCTGCTTCGTGACCACGTTGATGATGCCTCCCGGGTCCGCCCGGCCATAGAGAATCGACGCCGGTCCTTTCAACACTTCCACCCGCTCGATGTTCGAGGTTTCGACCATGTTGTTGGTCGGTCTCAATACACCGTTTCGATAGTACGCCAAGGAGTCGAAGCCCCGGATCATGTAACTGTCGGTCCCCTCGATCGAGCTCGGGAACACGCTGACGCCGCTCACGTTCTTCAGCGCGGTCTCCAAACGCACAGCCTGCTGGTCCCTCAAGACCTGCTGCGGGACGACCTGCACCGAATAGGGCGTTTCCATGATCGGCGTGTCGGTCCTCGTCGCCGTGGTGGTACGGTCCACCTTGTAGGATTCTTGCTGCGCCACGACATAGACCGGTTTGACGTCCACCACCGGCACCTCGCCACCCGTCGGCGCCGCGGCCTGAGTCGGCGCCTCCGCCATCGGCGGGACGGGAAGTGGCACAGGGGGCACTCCGGAAGGCGGTGCCTCAGCCGAAGCCGCTTCGGGGACGGTGGACGGTTCTGTCGCTCCTCCAGACTGAGCTGCGGGTTCTTGCGCCCGTTGAGTCGGCACCGGTTTATGCGGCCCGATACAGGCCGTGAATGTCATCATGATGGCGCAGGCGGCGGCGATCCGGCCGACCGGCCCCAAACTTCGACAAGGGCGATGTACTTCTTGCACTGATTCGACTGACTTCATGACAAGACTCTCCTCCCTGTTCACGCCGGCATGCGGCAATAACAGGCTGACATAGCGCCGGCGGACCGGGACTGGGTCCGCGACCGGGCCTGCGGGGGAACGGCGACAATCTGCGAGCAGACCGCGCCCGCTCATATCGCAAGATATGAGCGCCACGGCACAGGCATGGCCCCGGACTCAACCGATGGCGGCTTGTGTTTCGTTGTGACGGTGTTAGGTACTGGGCTAGCAGGCGCTGAGGGGAGGACCGCGGCCATTGGCCGTAATCGGTATGAGACTACGATAACTGATCAACAGGAACACGAGCGGGACGAAGATCGACACGACGACCGGCAAGCGGGGAATCTCCGGCAGGACAAACGCCGATTCATCTTCGTTGACGGAACAGGCCCAGACGATCCACAGGCTGGCCGGAGCCAGCCCATGGTGGCATCGATCACGATCCCACCCGCTATGGAGATAGAAGGCCCGCGTCTTCGCCTGCTCCCAATCGGTAAAGCAGGTCGAGCAGACGATGCTTGCCGCGAAGCGAATGCCGATGAGCAGGCAGGCAAGCAGCGCAACCAGCCGAGGGGTCCGGCCGGATCGATCGGTCGCATGCATGGCGCGAAGAAACTCGTTCACGGAATAGTCCTACAGAAAAAAGGAGAGTAGCCTACGACACCGCGTAGGAAATGGTCTACAGACACCTGCTCACGGATACTACAGTTTCAGACCCTGAAACGTCAGACGCGAAAGGTTTAAAGTGAGCGACCTTCGGACACGTGACATCTCACCACTTCATCACCTCCAGACTCACCTGTTGGAATCCAAGTCCACGGATGCGATCGACGACGGCGACAAATCGTTCCAGTCGGGTGACCTTGTCTGCCCTGACCAGGACAGGAGATTGGCGTGAATGGGTTGCCAGGGCAGTATCCAGTTGTTCGTCGGTGATGGCCCGATCCTCCACGAAGACCGTGCCCTCTGCCGTGACCGTCACGACAATCGGCCGGTCCTGCCGGTCGCTCGAAGTCGAGGCTTTGGCAAGATTGACCGGGATCTGTCCCGTCGTGATGAACGTCGCGGTGGTCAGCACGATCACGAGCAGCACCAGCATGATATCGACCAGCGGAATCACATTGATTTGATCGACCTCACGCTCCATGGTACGCCTTGTACTGCGCGAGCAGCTCGCTGACGCGCCGCCGGAGCACGTTGTTCATGACGACGCAGGGAATCGCGACGACCAGTCCTGCCGCGGTCGCCTTCAACGCGAGACTCAAGCCGATCATGATCGTGGTGACCGCCAGCGCGCCGGACGTCCCCATCGTGTGGAACGTGAGCATGATGCCCAATACGGTGCCGAGCAGGCCGATGTAGGGTGCGTTGGCCGCCACGGTTCCGATCACCACCAGCCGTTTGGTCAACGCGATTTCACATGCGTCGAGCGACGGGTACGCATGCACATCGATCCGCCGGTAGCACAACCACCGCTCGATCGCCACCGCCACCGCCCAGAAACTCAGCCCGATCAACAGGCCGATCACACCGTACTCCACCAGTTCCTTCATGCCTTCCACGATCACCCCCCTGACGTGTGACGTCTTACCGTTCTCGTCTCACCGTTACTGGCTCCTCCTGCTAAAACCCCAGCGTCACGCCCGCGTAGAACGCCCGCCCGATCCCCGCGTAGAATGCCTGTTTGTTGGCATCCGCCACGCTGTCGGCCACCGGCGTGGCCCACGCGACATAGGCCTTGTCGAAGATATTGTCTAGTTCCACATACGTCTTAATAAACTTGATGTAGCGGTTGTTGTGGGTGCGGTAGTAATGGTGCGCGTTGGCATTGAACAGGACATAGGAGGGAGCGCCGAGCGTATTGTTGTTATTGACGTAGAAACTGTCGATCCAACTCCCCTCGACCCAGCCGCCGAGCCCGGACGGCGTATGGTCGTAGGCCGCCTTTATGTTGAAGACATTCTTTTCCACCGACGGAACCTGGCGTCCCGATTGATTGACCCGCGTCACGACCCCGCCGGTCCCGAATTGATCGACGAACCGAATGTACTGACTATCCATGTGCGTATAGGCACCGGTGAGTCGCAGTCCTTCCAAAGGCATCCAACGCCAACCGAGTTCGATACCACGATATTGGGACTCCTTCGCATTGACGGCGAAATTGCCGGCCGTCGTCGGCGTGATCGGCACACTTTGCGTAATGATTTCGTCTTTAAAGAAGGTCCAGAACCCGACCGCTTCGACCCAGAGGGTGGGCGTCAGTTGCGTGTTGGTGCCGATTTCGACATTGAAGTTCTTTTGCGGCTTGACGTTATTGTTGAAGCCGGGATTGCCGTCCAGGCCCACCGTCATATTGCTGAACTGCGGGATGCCATACCCCACGGATGCACGCGTCCAGATGTTCGTCCCCTCGTTCAGCCGGTAGGTGAGGGAGATGTCGGGAGCCCAGTTGTCGAACGACCGGTTGACGCCGACGGTGCTGGTGAGCGTGCTGGTCGTGGTCGTCGCGGAAAAATTGTTGACGAAGCCGGAGATATCCGAGCGTTCATAACCCAAGCCCACCGCCAGGATCCATTTCGGTGTGAATTCCAATTCTTCGCGAAACCTCCCTCCGATGTTGCGCACCGAGAAGCGGTTCTGCTGAGTCACCGGCCCGAACGCCCCGGACCCATTGTTGAGATTGAGATTATTCACCCCTTCCTGTTCGAGATAGTTGGCGAAGAACCCGAGGTAACTCTTCAAGGGCATGCTGCCGAGTTTTCCGTCGTGCCGCAGGTCCGTATAGTGTTTGAAGCTCGGGTTGACGGTGGTACCGACCGGCTGGTTGATATCCTTCACGTGATAATCGGCCTCTGTCGTCAGCACCGTATTGGCGTCGATTTGTCGCTCGTAGATGGCGCCCACCATCGTCAAGCGGTCG from Nitrospira sp. ND1 includes the following:
- a CDS encoding TonB-dependent siderophore receptor; translated protein: MKSVESVQEVHRPCRSLGPVGRIAAACAIMMTFTACIGPHKPVPTQRAQEPAAQSGGATEPSTVPEAASAEAPPSGVPPVPLPVPPMAEAPTQAAAPTGGEVPVVDVKPVYVVAQQESYKVDRTTTATRTDTPIMETPYSVQVVPQQVLRDQQAVRLETALKNVSGVSVFPSSIEGTDSYMIRGFDSLAYYRNGVLRPTNNMVETSNIERVEVLKGPASILYGRADPGGIINVVTKQPQATPYYSFQQQIGSYNFFRTTGDATGPLTKDGSLLYRFNLAYENSESFRDFVDRKTIFFAPVVKWNVSPRTQITAEMEYHNINTKSDGLLPALGNRPAPIPISRYLDEPSFSKSANERFFTGLNWSHEFNDDWKITHRLSGEFIHGRGHREIVPFTSVQPDGTVQRFLADVPPGQQENRYQSSLNLIGHFDTGLVKHTLLFGYDFLYQTDKYSVAKCCDTDPASNFPINVFNPVYGLGIPSLDQIPDNGPFGSSRSWHGVYVQDQVKLPFNLHALAGARYDDAVSHDTVLNEKTGKDHRLSPRVGLVWQPMTWLSLYGSYTENFGLQNAFDASRQPLPPQTAQQFEAGVKTEFFDGRLRTTVAYFDLTKQNIAVPVPGTLFSRAIGEAQTRGIELDVSGEILPGWSAIASYTYMPFAKVTNDVGDDGSGNPTPGNTGNRLFNTTRNMGSLWTTYAFQDEELQGVKLRGLKVGAGMQAAGERQGDAGNLFQLPGYAIANAMASYEWRMGMTKMTAQLNVSNLFDKTYYAGTIGGPYFIMPGMPRFFMGSIRMEF
- the exbB gene encoding TonB-system energizer ExbB, whose product is MEGMKELVEYGVIGLLIGLSFWAVAVAIERWLCYRRIDVHAYPSLDACEIALTKRLVVIGTVAANAPYIGLLGTVLGIMLTFHTMGTSGALAVTTIMIGLSLALKATAAGLVVAIPCVVMNNVLRRRVSELLAQYKAYHGA
- a CDS encoding TonB-dependent receptor domain-containing protein produces the protein MSLFRWVIVILGLTFMQIGSGPHPARAAEVSSGGEEVVEEAVLDQREQALKQKLKGIIDQLEEVKDMRRARGRQAPEPSVIQEQQAEGPPGTVPEIALTDIRVMSQRVESRPTGVTQSSTDRSEHESQPTRHLRESLESIPGIVPRQEHGGREVNLSIRGSGNKTGCCVRNIKMYEDGFSVTQPDGTARPELHDPWFLRSIEVRRGPSSSLYDNYALGGMVHLRTRRGRDIDGVETFVTAGSYGYHKQAIAIGKEYGNLDIALFSSYQREDGWRDHSQYWMSTVNLNIRYRIDDRQTLYVKAVNVDEDEKFPTRLTLSQFRANPRQMGGTSTTNPVTLGQKLRDRLTMVGAIYERQIDANTVLTTEADYHVKDINQPVGTTVNPSFKHYTDLRHDGKLGSMPLKSYLGFFANYLEQEGVNNLNLNNGSGAFGPVTQQNRFSVRNIGGRFREELEFTPKWILAVGLGYERSDISGFVNNFSATTTTSTLTSTVGVNRSFDNWAPDISLTYRLNEGTNIWTRASVGYGIPQFSNMTVGLDGNPGFNNNVKPQKNFNVEIGTNTQLTPTLWVEAVGFWTFFKDEIITQSVPITPTTAGNFAVNAKESQYRGIELGWRWMPLEGLRLTGAYTHMDSQYIRFVDQFGTGGVVTRVNQSGRQVPSVEKNVFNIKAAYDHTPSGLGGWVEGSWIDSFYVNNNNTLGAPSYVLFNANAHHYYRTHNNRYIKFIKTYVELDNIFDKAYVAWATPVADSVADANKQAFYAGIGRAFYAGVTLGF
- a CDS encoding biopolymer transporter ExbD is translated as MEREVDQINVIPLVDIMLVLLVIVLTTATFITTGQIPVNLAKASTSSDRQDRPIVVTVTAEGTVFVEDRAITDEQLDTALATHSRQSPVLVRADKVTRLERFVAVVDRIRGLGFQQVSLEVMKW
- a CDS encoding TonB-dependent siderophore receptor; this translates as MKSAESSQEKFLSEPHSAPRASVIGRLAVPACLVLLTACIGPQKPVQIEQDHRSPSAESAQGDSVQETSRQEVAAPIQPLPLPVPLPAEASAEAQASRTSEAPVVEVKPVYVVAQAESYRVTNAVTATKTDTPIMDTPMSVKVVPQQVMRDQQVVRVDQALKNVSGVISGAEGDMQFNVRGFDQFNFYRDGYPFQGQFFHAEDLTNIERVEVLKGPGSILYGRAEPGGIINFVTKQPLDQPNYSLQQQFGSYGWYRTNADLTGPLTADNTVSYRLNIGYQTNQTFQQFGGNERLIISPQVRWRISDRTTSTLKYEYSDLSLTGKGNIPLLGNRPAPIARELNLGERWNLQNDKYHLVSLVTEHAFNDAWSIRHRFNFSNHQLTLTGQNVGNAAANGDVSRFFFAQNTDGRDYTRNFFNALELTGHVSTGPIKHTLLFGGDYLHSDIRATMAGFTPGTDDVINLFNPIHTAGPPVIAPGDVTTFNWSLPWFGLYAQDQIELPYHIHILAGFRYDNAKTSTSNENLGVRTSTIKDTNDRISPRAGVLWRPVPEFSLYGSYTENFGASNTFTAGSLVPLPPQTAQQWEVGAKTELFGGRFVGSLAYFDLTKQNLPVFFSGGTRAVGEGESRGLELDVSGEILPGWSVIGAYAYMPFAKTTKDDPDLGTMGKRLNNAPVNSGSLWTVYQFQEDRLQGLRIGVGVQGVGERQIGFGETAQAPGYVVTNLMASYQWRVGTARYTAQLNVDNLLDKNYIGQVFSYGPTYYGVPRFFMGSVRMEF